From Thermodesulfovibrionales bacterium, the proteins below share one genomic window:
- a CDS encoding response regulator, translated as MSWTKVLIVDDEVEFAAALSERLLLRDYDTKAVYNVDDAIAAIKQDPPEVLLLDLRMPGMS; from the coding sequence ATGTCATGGACTAAAGTGCTTATCGTTGACGATGAGGTTGAATTTGCGGCTGCATTGTCGGAAAGGCTGCTCCTGCGGGATTACGACACGAAGGCGGTATACAACGTGGATGACGCCATCGCCGCAATCAAACAGGACCCGCCTGAGGTGCTTCTGCTCGATCTTAGAATGCCGGGCATGAGTG
- a CDS encoding ATP-binding protein — MISYFWVFNILKDEFRDHLRWQLEDSQRSIESFLQEKLAGLRFLTNAYSLDELSDDTMIHTIFAKFRKEFGEIVDLGLINSEGIQLSYAGPYHLKGRDYSNQDWFQEVSIRGVYISDVFTGYRKMPHFAIAVRREMPGKHAFWVLRATVDVETLNRFLSSMQLKEYDDAFIVNKDGILQTPSRFHGKILERAALKFPVPAQDLSLMDYKRDSIYLEVGYAHIKQSSWVLGMVVQSTASSRMIELFTKDVGTLYLIIVLVIIGSIANSIITSSVVNRIQEAEQRREAAIAETEHTSKLASIGRLAAGIAHEINNPLAVINEKAGLMKDILQLIGNFPNKEKFLSIVFSITDSVDRCRTITQRLLGFARRMDVSLEIIDMNETIKEVIGFLEKEILYRNVNLDMNLSENLPKIESDRGLLQQVFLNIANNAIDALQDGGTLAIATGKKDEDTLQVIMRDNGHGIPKEVLKHIFEPFFTTKEKGKGTGLGLSISYGIMQKLGGTILVESEVDKGSAFTVEVPVKASIDLRGL; from the coding sequence ATGATCAGCTATTTCTGGGTTTTCAATATCCTTAAAGATGAATTCCGGGACCATCTCAGGTGGCAGTTGGAAGACTCACAGCGGTCTATTGAGTCGTTCTTACAGGAGAAACTCGCAGGATTGCGATTCCTTACGAATGCGTACAGCCTCGATGAGTTGTCTGACGATACGATGATCCATACGATTTTTGCCAAGTTCAGGAAAGAATTCGGAGAGATCGTTGACCTCGGCCTAATTAACTCGGAGGGGATCCAGCTGTCCTATGCGGGACCTTATCATCTCAAGGGCAGGGACTATTCGAACCAGGACTGGTTTCAGGAGGTCAGCATCCGCGGTGTCTATATCAGCGATGTTTTCACCGGATACCGAAAGATGCCCCATTTTGCGATCGCCGTGAGAAGGGAAATGCCCGGCAAGCACGCCTTCTGGGTGTTACGGGCAACGGTAGATGTGGAGACCCTCAATAGATTCCTTTCTTCGATGCAGCTGAAGGAATACGATGACGCGTTCATTGTAAACAAAGACGGTATCCTCCAGACCCCTTCCCGCTTCCATGGCAAAATACTTGAGCGGGCGGCTCTCAAATTTCCGGTTCCTGCTCAGGATCTATCATTAATGGACTATAAGCGAGATAGTATCTATCTTGAAGTCGGATATGCACATATAAAGCAATCCTCCTGGGTATTGGGGATGGTCGTTCAGTCAACCGCTTCATCGAGGATGATCGAGCTCTTTACCAAGGATGTGGGCACGCTTTATTTGATCATCGTACTCGTTATTATAGGTTCCATAGCAAACAGCATCATCACTTCTTCAGTTGTAAACCGGATACAAGAGGCGGAGCAAAGGCGCGAAGCAGCCATTGCAGAGACCGAACACACAAGTAAACTTGCCTCAATCGGAAGGCTTGCAGCCGGCATAGCGCATGAAATAAATAATCCCCTCGCCGTGATTAACGAAAAGGCCGGACTCATGAAGGACATTCTGCAGCTTATCGGCAACTTCCCCAATAAGGAAAAGTTTTTATCGATCGTCTTTTCGATAACTGATAGCGTAGATCGCTGCAGGACTATTACGCAGCGACTCTTGGGATTTGCCCGGAGAATGGATGTCTCCCTTGAGATAATCGACATGAATGAAACGATCAAGGAGGTTATCGGGTTTCTCGAGAAGGAGATTCTCTATCGGAATGTCAACCTGGATATGAATCTCTCGGAAAATCTTCCCAAGATCGAGAGTGACAGGGGATTGCTGCAACAGGTATTCTTAAACATCGCCAACAATGCCATAGACGCCCTGCAGGATGGGGGGACGCTGGCGATTGCCACGGGGAAGAAAGATGAGGACACACTTCAGGTGATTATGCGGGATAATGGTCATGGTATTCCGAAAGAAGTCTTAAAGCATATTTTTGAGCCCTTCTTTACGACGAAAGAAAAAGGGAAAGGTACGGGTCTCGGTCTCTCCATATCATACGGGATAATGCAGAAGCTGGGGGGTACGATCCTTGTTGAAAGCGAGGTCGACAAGGGATCGGCTTTCACAGTCGAAGTGCCTGTCAAAGCCAGCATCGATCTAAGGGGGTTATAA